In Pleomorphomonas sp. T1.2MG-36, a single window of DNA contains:
- a CDS encoding pentapeptide repeat-containing protein — translation MTDIPSIDLTGKAVDQAALDRLTSIGEPRRLVGADLGGLSFGEVDLAGWQFEGCNLAHSKLARTRLAESRWSACKGAFADFGRADLVDAEIVSSDFNNALFRQAVLTSAAFRRSKLTGADFTDARTVDLALEEVLAVDARLPKVSFRRQTLTQVDLSGALLEGADFRDAVFEECSLRDAQLLRARFEGADLRGADLGGIRLGDAAHFRGAIISRAQATDLLKELGLRVL, via the coding sequence ATGACCGACATTCCCTCCATCGACCTCACGGGCAAGGCCGTCGATCAGGCGGCCCTCGACCGCCTCACCTCCATCGGAGAGCCGCGCCGTCTCGTCGGCGCCGACCTCGGCGGCCTTTCCTTCGGCGAGGTCGATCTTGCCGGATGGCAGTTCGAGGGGTGCAACCTCGCCCACAGCAAGCTCGCCCGCACCCGGCTCGCCGAGAGTCGCTGGTCGGCCTGCAAGGGCGCCTTCGCCGACTTCGGCCGCGCCGATCTGGTCGACGCCGAGATCGTCTCCTCCGACTTCAACAACGCCCTGTTCCGGCAGGCGGTGCTGACCTCCGCCGCCTTCCGCCGCTCCAAGCTGACCGGCGCCGACTTCACCGACGCCCGCACCGTCGATCTCGCGCTGGAGGAAGTGCTGGCTGTCGACGCACGCCTGCCCAAGGTATCCTTCCGCCGCCAGACGCTGACGCAGGTGGATCTCTCCGGCGCCCTACTGGAGGGCGCCGATTTCCGCGACGCGGTGTTCGAGGAGTGCAGCCTGCGCGACGCCCAGTTGCTGCGCGCCCGCTTCGAAGGGGCCGACCTGCGCGGCGCCGATCTCGGCGGCATTCGGCTTGGCGACGCCGCGCATTTCCGCGGCGCCATCATTTCCCGCGCCCAGGCGACGGACCTCCTGAAGGAACTCGGCCTCAGGGTTCTCTAG